In Pseudoduganella albidiflava, a single window of DNA contains:
- a CDS encoding response regulator transcription factor has protein sequence MQRVILIEDNERMAALVASGLRAAGISADIAATASEGAAALRLSTYSAIVLDRGLPDGDGLAWLGSQRRAGNTLPCLILTARDALHDRVDGLENGADDYLAKPFSMVELVARVRALLRRPAGLVSLVASWQGLQVDPAQSSVQYGSQTLRLSEAEAQVLLSLVRAGGTFLRRSQLEAAAWGLSIATTSNALDVVVYRLRTKLLKLGAPLDLVVRRGVGYALAGR, from the coding sequence ATGCAACGCGTCATCCTCATCGAAGACAACGAGCGCATGGCCGCCCTGGTGGCCAGCGGCTTGCGCGCCGCCGGCATCAGCGCCGACATTGCCGCCACCGCGTCGGAAGGGGCGGCGGCGCTGCGCCTGTCCACCTATTCCGCCATCGTGCTCGATCGCGGCTTGCCCGATGGCGACGGCCTGGCGTGGCTCGGCAGCCAGCGCCGCGCCGGGAATACCTTGCCGTGCCTGATCCTCACCGCGCGCGATGCGCTGCACGACCGGGTGGATGGCCTGGAAAACGGCGCCGATGATTACCTGGCCAAGCCGTTCTCGATGGTGGAGCTGGTGGCGCGCGTGCGTGCGCTCTTGCGCCGGCCCGCCGGCCTGGTCAGCCTGGTCGCCAGCTGGCAGGGCCTGCAGGTCGATCCCGCGCAGTCCAGCGTGCAGTACGGGAGCCAGACGCTGCGCCTGTCCGAGGCGGAAGCCCAGGTCCTGCTGTCGCTGGTGCGCGCCGGCGGTACGTTCCTGCGCCGCTCGCAGCTGGAAGCGGCCGCCTGGGGATTGAGCATTGCTACCACCAGCAATGCGCTGGACGTGGTGGTGTACCGGCTGCGCACCAAGCTGCTCAAGCTGGGCGCGCCGCTCGACCTGGTGGTACGGCGGGGCGTGGGCTATGCACTGGCCGGGCGCTAG
- a CDS encoding MipA/OmpV family protein produces the protein MIKHAALALGLAAVFPAGASTLFPTVGEKGPPQIGIGLAALVENEGYKDGGTETEPLPVFFYQGERLRVLGPQLTYRVLGDRDNYIGLRVDYRFDGYDKDDGAIFDGMEERKSGIAVGVAGQLRAGPGNIYYSAAKSASASKGMYATIQYGIPATVGGWTVTPRAGVEYFNAKYADYYFGVRAHEARTGRPAYAPGSAFNLDVGVDVHRDLGRHHTVFGSVKYRRYDGAIKDSPLMEKGASPRLNIGYLYRF, from the coding sequence ATGATCAAGCATGCAGCATTGGCCCTCGGCCTGGCAGCGGTGTTCCCGGCCGGTGCCAGCACCCTGTTCCCCACGGTGGGCGAAAAAGGGCCGCCACAGATCGGCATCGGCCTGGCCGCGCTGGTGGAGAACGAAGGCTACAAGGATGGCGGCACCGAAACCGAGCCGCTGCCGGTATTTTTCTACCAGGGCGAACGCTTGCGCGTGCTCGGCCCGCAGCTGACCTATCGCGTACTGGGCGACCGCGACAACTACATCGGCCTGCGCGTGGATTACCGTTTCGACGGCTACGACAAGGATGACGGCGCGATCTTCGACGGCATGGAGGAACGCAAGAGCGGCATCGCGGTGGGTGTCGCCGGACAGTTGCGGGCCGGCCCAGGCAACATCTACTACAGTGCGGCGAAAAGCGCTTCCGCCAGCAAAGGCATGTATGCGACCATTCAATATGGCATCCCGGCCACGGTCGGCGGATGGACGGTCACGCCGCGTGCCGGCGTCGAATATTTCAATGCAAAGTACGCGGACTATTATTTTGGCGTGCGGGCGCACGAAGCGCGCACCGGCCGCCCGGCCTATGCCCCGGGCAGCGCGTTCAACCTCGATGTCGGTGTCGACGTGCACCGCGACCTGGGCCGCCATCACACGGTGTTCGGCAGCGTGAAGTACCGCCGCTACGACGGCGCCATCAAGGACAGTCCCCTGATGGAGAAGGGCGCTTCGCCGCGGCTCAATATCGGCTACCTGTACCGCTTCTGA
- a CDS encoding serine hydrolase domain-containing protein, protein MKTLITLLAFLLAFISPGLAHNVAHGSASTSLAPRIAALLQAQRLEGTVWSTLDTHGAAGVSDARSRAPMRVDHRVQVGSIAKTLLATGILRLVTEGRLSLDMPVAVLLPEMVFDNPWQARDPVRLRHLLDHTSGLDDVHFWQVFTMKARDDAPLAAAFPAGSGLLRVRHRPGTRHSYSNMGYTLLGMVIEAVVKQRYERYLDGALLAPLGMRDSTFAFVTQSADPRLAMGHFEHGARRGAMPSYMRPAGQFTTTAADMGRFARFLMGDGSIGGRRFIDPALLRRMGEPAGTEAARAGLQVGYGLGLRTFDRHGLVARCHGGSTVGFKAMLCLFPAAQKGFFIAFNTDNEAADYQRFDALLAQALVPAMATPAPRVPPPFDPRPWEGWYVPAPNRFDSLRFIDTVFGFARVRGGGAGLHLEPFQGPAVALVHAGKGLFRAPGKVLPSHALLLSAEGQRILTTGTQSHARVSLVYLASLWCSVAAGLLGLAWIAAKGLARLALRRLPPRDPLAMPLAGVLALLLPLPLFYRQSLLQLGDLTVASALLAIVTAALPVAMLAGLALALRRGSGRRIDALAMAAVLQLAIVLAAWDLLPLRLWA, encoded by the coding sequence TTGAAAACGCTGATCACCCTGCTGGCATTCCTGCTTGCCTTTATTTCGCCAGGCCTGGCACACAATGTGGCACACGGCTCGGCATCGACCTCCCTCGCGCCCCGGATCGCCGCGCTGCTGCAAGCGCAGCGCCTCGAAGGCACCGTGTGGTCCACCCTCGATACCCATGGCGCCGCCGGCGTCAGCGATGCCCGCAGCCGCGCGCCGATGCGGGTGGACCATCGCGTGCAGGTGGGCTCCATCGCCAAGACCTTGCTGGCGACCGGCATCCTGCGCCTGGTCACCGAAGGCCGCCTGTCGCTGGACATGCCCGTGGCGGTACTGCTGCCCGAAATGGTCTTCGACAATCCATGGCAGGCCAGGGACCCGGTACGCCTCCGGCACCTGCTCGATCACACGTCCGGGCTGGACGATGTCCATTTCTGGCAGGTGTTTACGATGAAGGCGCGGGACGATGCGCCGCTTGCCGCCGCCTTCCCGGCCGGCAGCGGGCTGCTGCGCGTGCGCCACCGCCCCGGCACGCGGCATTCGTATTCGAACATGGGCTACACGCTGCTCGGCATGGTCATCGAAGCCGTCGTGAAGCAGCGCTACGAGCGCTACCTGGACGGGGCCCTGCTGGCGCCACTGGGCATGCGCGACAGCACCTTCGCGTTCGTCACGCAATCCGCCGATCCGCGCCTGGCCATGGGCCACTTCGAGCACGGCGCCCGCCGCGGGGCGATGCCATCGTATATGCGCCCTGCCGGCCAGTTCACGACCACGGCGGCGGACATGGGCCGCTTCGCCCGCTTCCTGATGGGCGACGGCAGCATCGGCGGCCGGCGCTTCATCGATCCGGCCCTGCTGCGCCGGATGGGCGAGCCTGCGGGAACCGAGGCGGCACGTGCGGGCCTGCAGGTCGGCTATGGCCTGGGACTGCGCACCTTCGACCGCCACGGCCTGGTGGCCCGCTGCCACGGCGGCAGCACGGTCGGCTTCAAGGCCATGCTGTGCCTGTTCCCGGCAGCGCAGAAAGGCTTTTTCATCGCCTTCAATACCGACAACGAAGCGGCCGATTACCAGCGCTTCGATGCGCTGCTGGCGCAGGCACTCGTGCCGGCCATGGCCACGCCCGCCCCGCGCGTGCCGCCTCCTTTCGATCCGCGCCCTTGGGAGGGATGGTACGTGCCCGCCCCCAACCGTTTCGACAGCCTGCGCTTCATCGATACCGTGTTTGGCTTCGCGCGGGTGCGCGGCGGCGGCGCGGGCCTCCATCTGGAGCCGTTCCAGGGCCCGGCGGTGGCCCTGGTCCATGCGGGGAAGGGGCTGTTCCGCGCGCCCGGCAAGGTGCTGCCCTCCCATGCGCTGCTCCTGTCGGCAGAAGGGCAGCGCATCCTCACCACCGGCACGCAAAGCCATGCACGGGTATCGCTGGTGTACCTGGCATCGCTGTGGTGCAGCGTGGCCGCCGGCCTGCTGGGACTGGCCTGGATCGCGGCGAAGGGATTGGCGCGGCTGGCACTGCGGCGCTTGCCGCCGCGCGATCCGCTGGCGATGCCACTGGCGGGCGTGCTGGCGCTGCTGCTGCCGTTGCCGCTGTTTTACCGGCAGTCATTGCTCCAGCTGGGCGACCTGACGGTGGCCAGTGCCCTGCTGGCGATCGTCACGGCCGCCTTGCCGGTGGCGATGCTGGCCGGCCTGGCGTTGGCGCTGCGGCGCGGGAGCGGCCGCCGGATCGATGCCCTGGCCATGGCGGCGGTGCTGCAACTGGCGATCGTGCTGGCCGCATGGGACTTGTTGCCGCTGCGCCTGTGGGCTTGA
- a CDS encoding DEAD/DEAH box helicase, translating to MHLSIDQIAHEFDTATFARGEDYVRRRKVVTFEWDDTFLYGEVEGSGPEVYVQSIYLEAGRRGLRVKGSCTCPMDYNCKHVVAVLLASMKHQKAAPAAPPSALPASAERWLERLARTFKQASTPAVPARGPEYRLVYVLVPDGEDGALRLNVCKARLRKDGGIVAATIHNDFYSLLSTLPNYMRPEDEEPVRLLSALRTGSMFAGDIRPAGPIGTRLLEQLRAENRLLFAHSTARLKNGDVVSVRQGPRRSATLGWHADDADNAGNDQVRLGWRFDDGTPVGHVLATEPAHYVDGGMLGELALPRELAVLPLADLLDLVANAPQLAPQQRAGMAARLAAQGLDRVLPAPLELATRQRSDIAPVPHLLLDSRAANLRDKPAWDDHALLHFSYDGLSTEGETGPVLRRTTGDTIELVARDMEAERAAAGLLASQGFAADTEKSLPGRYPSMRLPAPQDWIDFMRHGLPRLRTAGWQVSMNTGFRFDFDDPQDWYAELDEEGEGVSAWFALGLGFVIDGQRHALLPLLLQLIRAAPHDFDATALAARADGSEILVDLPDGRRAALPWSRIRPILATLGELYFAERLGSTLRLPVTDAARLAELERAAQLRWMGGERLRELGRKLDGFAGVMPVAAPAGLRATLRAYQLDGLAWMQFLREYDFAGILADDMGLGKTIQTLAHILVEKEAGRLDAPALVVAPTSLMGNWQAEAARFAPGLRVLLLHGKDRAALFDGIGQADLVLTTYALLGRDEDVLRQRRYHLLILDEAQYIKNSRSRAAQVACLLDARHRLCLTGTPVQNHLGELWSQFHFLMPGLLGDEKAFNAHFRKPIEQQGDTLRKDLLARRVKPFMLRRTKDKVATELPPKTEIVLPVELGGVQRDLYETVRVAMDRKVRDEIDRKGLARSQIVILDALLKLRQACCDPRLLKGRDTASAGSAKLDTLMELLDTLLSEGRKVLVFSQFTSMLALIAAALRARAVEFALLTGDTVDRAAPIAAFQEGNAAVFLISLKAGGVGLNLTAADTVIHYDPWWNPASENQATDRAWRIGQERPVFVYKLIARGTLEEKIQEMQRRKGELANAVLDAEGALAPALGVEELRAILA from the coding sequence ATGCACTTGTCCATCGACCAGATCGCACACGAGTTCGATACCGCCACCTTTGCACGCGGCGAAGATTACGTACGCCGTCGCAAGGTCGTCACCTTCGAGTGGGACGATACATTCCTGTATGGCGAAGTCGAGGGCAGCGGCCCTGAAGTCTATGTGCAAAGCATTTACCTGGAAGCAGGCCGGCGCGGCTTGCGGGTAAAGGGTTCCTGCACCTGCCCGATGGACTACAACTGCAAGCACGTGGTCGCGGTGCTGCTGGCCAGCATGAAACACCAGAAGGCAGCGCCGGCGGCACCTCCGTCAGCCTTGCCGGCCAGTGCGGAACGATGGCTGGAACGCCTTGCGCGCACGTTCAAGCAAGCCAGCACGCCAGCGGTGCCGGCCCGCGGCCCGGAATACCGCCTGGTGTACGTGCTGGTGCCGGACGGCGAGGACGGCGCGCTGCGGCTGAACGTGTGCAAGGCGCGCCTGCGCAAGGATGGCGGCATCGTCGCCGCCACCATCCACAACGACTTCTACAGCCTGCTATCCACGCTGCCGAACTACATGCGGCCGGAGGACGAAGAGCCGGTCCGTCTGCTGTCCGCACTGCGCACCGGCAGCATGTTTGCCGGCGATATCCGGCCTGCCGGCCCGATCGGCACCCGCCTGCTGGAGCAGTTGCGTGCGGAAAACCGCCTGCTGTTCGCGCACTCGACCGCCAGGCTGAAGAACGGCGATGTGGTATCAGTCCGGCAAGGCCCGCGACGCAGCGCCACGCTCGGCTGGCACGCCGACGACGCCGACAACGCCGGCAATGACCAGGTCCGGCTGGGCTGGCGCTTCGACGACGGCACGCCGGTCGGCCATGTGCTGGCCACGGAGCCGGCACACTACGTGGACGGCGGCATGCTGGGCGAGCTGGCGCTGCCGCGGGAACTTGCCGTGCTTCCCCTTGCCGACCTGCTGGACCTGGTCGCGAACGCACCGCAACTGGCACCTCAGCAGCGCGCCGGCATGGCGGCACGCCTGGCCGCGCAAGGCCTGGACCGGGTGCTGCCCGCGCCGCTGGAACTGGCGACGCGCCAGCGCAGCGATATTGCACCGGTGCCGCACCTGCTGCTCGACAGCCGGGCCGCCAACCTCCGCGACAAGCCGGCGTGGGACGATCACGCGCTGCTGCATTTCAGTTACGACGGCCTATCCACCGAAGGCGAGACCGGACCGGTATTGCGCCGGACGACGGGGGACACGATCGAACTGGTGGCGCGCGACATGGAAGCCGAACGGGCGGCTGCGGGCCTGCTCGCCAGCCAGGGATTTGCCGCCGACACGGAGAAATCGCTACCGGGGCGATACCCTTCCATGCGGCTGCCTGCGCCACAAGACTGGATCGACTTCATGCGCCATGGCCTGCCGCGCCTGCGCACGGCCGGCTGGCAGGTCTCGATGAACACCGGTTTCCGCTTCGACTTCGATGATCCGCAAGACTGGTATGCCGAGCTGGACGAGGAAGGCGAGGGCGTCAGTGCCTGGTTCGCCCTCGGACTCGGCTTCGTCATCGATGGCCAGCGCCACGCCCTGCTGCCCCTGCTGCTGCAATTGATCCGCGCAGCGCCGCACGACTTCGATGCCACGGCCCTGGCCGCGCGCGCGGATGGCAGCGAGATCCTTGTCGACCTGCCCGATGGCCGGCGCGCTGCGCTGCCGTGGAGCCGCATCCGGCCGATCCTGGCCACGCTGGGCGAACTGTATTTCGCCGAACGCCTGGGCAGCACGCTGCGCCTGCCCGTGACGGACGCCGCCCGGCTGGCGGAACTGGAACGGGCCGCGCAGCTGCGCTGGATGGGCGGCGAGCGCCTGCGCGAACTGGGCAGGAAACTCGACGGCTTCGCCGGCGTCATGCCGGTCGCTGCGCCGGCCGGCCTGCGCGCCACGCTGCGCGCCTACCAGCTCGACGGCCTGGCCTGGATGCAGTTCCTGCGCGAATACGATTTCGCCGGCATCCTGGCCGACGACATGGGGCTCGGCAAGACGATCCAGACGCTGGCCCACATCCTGGTCGAAAAGGAGGCGGGCCGGCTCGATGCGCCCGCGCTGGTGGTGGCGCCGACCAGCCTGATGGGCAACTGGCAGGCCGAGGCCGCGCGCTTCGCGCCTGGCCTGCGCGTGCTGCTCCTGCATGGCAAGGACCGGGCCGCGCTGTTCGACGGGATCGGCCAGGCCGACCTGGTGCTGACAACCTATGCATTGCTCGGCCGCGACGAGGACGTGCTGCGCCAGCGGCGCTACCACCTGCTGATCCTGGACGAAGCGCAATACATCAAGAACAGCCGTTCCCGCGCCGCCCAGGTGGCCTGCCTGCTCGATGCGCGGCATCGCCTGTGCCTGACCGGTACCCCGGTGCAGAACCATCTGGGCGAACTGTGGTCGCAGTTCCATTTCCTGATGCCGGGCCTGCTGGGCGACGAAAAAGCCTTCAATGCCCATTTCCGCAAGCCCATCGAACAGCAGGGCGACACCTTGCGCAAGGACTTGCTGGCGCGGCGCGTGAAGCCGTTCATGCTGCGGCGGACCAAGGACAAGGTGGCCACCGAGCTGCCGCCGAAGACGGAGATCGTGCTGCCCGTGGAACTGGGGGGTGTGCAGCGCGACCTGTATGAAACGGTGCGCGTGGCCATGGACCGCAAGGTGCGCGACGAGATCGACCGCAAGGGCCTGGCGCGCAGCCAGATCGTGATCCTGGACGCGCTGCTCAAGCTGCGCCAGGCATGCTGCGACCCGCGCCTGCTCAAGGGACGCGATACCGCCAGCGCCGGCTCGGCCAAGCTCGACACGCTGATGGAGCTGCTGGACACGCTGCTGAGCGAAGGCCGCAAGGTGCTGGTGTTCTCGCAGTTCACCAGCATGCTGGCGCTGATCGCGGCGGCCCTGCGGGCCCGCGCTGTCGAGTTTGCCTTACTGACGGGCGACACGGTCGACCGCGCCGCGCCGATCGCTGCTTTCCAGGAGGGCAATGCCGCGGTGTTCCTGATCAGCCTGAAAGCGGGCGGCGTGGGGCTGAACCTCACTGCGGCCGATACGGTCATCCACTACGATCCCTGGTGGAATCCCGCCAGCGAAAACCAGGCCACCGACCGGGCCTGGCGCATCGGCCAGGAACGGCCGGTGTTCGTCTACAAGCTCATCGCACGCGGCACGCTGGAGGAAAAAATCCAGGAGATGCAGCGCCGCAAGGGCGAACTGGCCAACGCCGTGCTGGATGCCGAGGGGGCACTGGCGCCAGCGCTCGGCGTGGAGGAATTGCGGGCGATCCTTGCATAG
- a CDS encoding carboxylesterase family protein → MAPIPRRAASSRHCLDWATPKDGGKFGAPHASDIQLVFDNIAKPGATAIGPQAQAMADMMSEAFIAFARSGDPDSRFIPRWEPYDMTRRQTMIFDVPPRLEDDPRGAERRIFAKVPYVQPGT, encoded by the coding sequence ATGGCGCCGATACCGCGCCGCGCCGCTTCCTCGCGCCACTGCCTCGACTGGGCGACGCCGAAGGATGGCGGCAAGTTCGGCGCGCCGCATGCGTCGGACATCCAGCTGGTGTTCGACAACATCGCCAAGCCGGGCGCCACCGCCATCGGCCCGCAGGCGCAGGCCATGGCGGACATGATGAGCGAGGCATTCATCGCCTTCGCGCGCAGCGGTGATCCCGACAGCAGGTTCATCCCGCGCTGGGAACCTTACGACATGACGCGGCGTCAGACCATGATCTTCGACGTGCCGCCCCGGCTGGAAGACGATCCGCGCGGCGCCGAACGGCGGATTTTCGCCAAGGTGCCGTATGTGCAGCCGGGAACGTGA
- a CDS encoding glutathione S-transferase family protein, producing the protein MNLTLYAHPFSSYCQKAIIALYEHGLPFTLKRINDGDAGAEEEFAGRWPMLHMPLLADGTRDVMEATIIIEYLERYRGTAPSLLPGDGDRALDVRFLDRFFDNYVMTPMQRIVYDAIRPPEQHDARGVADARALLDRAYAWLDAHMAGRHWAAGADFTLADCAAAPSLFYADWVHPIPARHAHARAYRARLLARPSVQRAVNEARPYRHLFPPGAPERD; encoded by the coding sequence ATGAACCTGACCCTGTACGCCCACCCCTTTTCGTCGTACTGCCAGAAAGCGATCATCGCGCTGTACGAACATGGCCTGCCGTTCACACTGAAGCGCATCAACGATGGCGATGCCGGCGCGGAAGAAGAATTCGCTGGCCGCTGGCCGATGCTGCACATGCCGCTGCTGGCCGACGGCACGCGCGACGTGATGGAAGCCACCATCATCATCGAGTACCTGGAACGCTATCGCGGCACGGCGCCGTCGCTGCTGCCGGGCGACGGCGACCGCGCGCTCGACGTGCGCTTCCTCGACCGCTTCTTCGACAACTACGTGATGACGCCCATGCAGCGCATCGTCTACGATGCGATCCGCCCGCCGGAACAGCACGACGCGCGCGGCGTGGCCGATGCCCGCGCATTGCTGGACCGCGCCTATGCGTGGCTCGACGCGCACATGGCCGGACGGCACTGGGCCGCCGGCGCGGATTTCACGCTGGCCGACTGCGCCGCCGCGCCGTCGCTGTTCTATGCCGACTGGGTCCACCCGATACCGGCGCGGCACGCGCATGCCCGGGCTTACCGGGCCCGGCTGCTGGCGCGGCCATCGGTCCAGCGCGCCGTGAACGAGGCAAGGCCCTATCGGCACCTGTTTCCGCCAGGAGCACCGGAACGGGATTGA
- a CDS encoding SRPBCC family protein, producing MKNASHVASSPIFHGSFVIERRYPVPPERVFAAWAEPALKERWFRGPPGWELYGRSLDLREGGSETLNGRFTGPPPLDTRFTARYHHVLPARRLVYIYDMHLNGTHHSASLATVEFLPDGAGTLQRFHEQVAFLDGTTADKGVPSREHGTAVHLDCLAALLAGGQR from the coding sequence ATGAAGAATGCCAGCCATGTTGCGTCATCGCCGATTTTCCATGGTTCGTTCGTGATCGAACGGCGCTACCCGGTGCCGCCCGAACGGGTGTTCGCCGCATGGGCCGAACCAGCCTTGAAGGAGCGCTGGTTCCGCGGGCCGCCGGGATGGGAATTGTACGGCCGGTCGCTGGACCTGCGCGAAGGCGGCAGCGAAACGCTGAACGGGCGCTTTACCGGCCCACCGCCGCTGGACACCCGTTTCACCGCACGCTACCACCACGTGCTGCCGGCCCGGCGGCTGGTGTACATCTACGACATGCACCTGAACGGCACGCATCATTCCGCTTCGCTGGCGACGGTGGAATTCCTGCCGGACGGCGCCGGCACGCTGCAGCGTTTCCATGAGCAGGTGGCGTTCCTCGATGGCACCACGGCGGACAAAGGCGTGCCATCGCGCGAACACGGTACCGCCGTGCACCTCGATTGCCTCGCCGCCCTGCTCGCGGGAGGGCAGCGATGA
- a CDS encoding ArsR/SmtB family transcription factor: MLDHDARLDAVFRALSEPARRAIVLRLSRGSASVSELAEPLAMSLAAVVQHVQALEQSGLVTTHKTGRVRTCMLDPQAIGLAESWLSQRRLQWEGHFDRLGAVLAEDTNPASERKS; the protein is encoded by the coding sequence ATGCTTGACCATGATGCCCGCCTCGATGCCGTTTTCCGTGCCCTGTCCGAACCCGCGCGCCGCGCGATCGTGCTGCGGCTGTCCCGTGGCAGTGCCAGCGTGAGCGAACTCGCCGAACCGCTGGCGATGTCGCTGGCCGCCGTGGTGCAGCACGTGCAGGCGCTGGAACAGAGCGGCCTGGTGACAACGCACAAGACCGGCCGGGTACGCACCTGCATGCTCGACCCGCAGGCGATCGGCCTCGCCGAGTCGTGGCTCAGCCAGCGGCGGCTGCAATGGGAAGGCCATTTCGACCGGCTCGGCGCCGTGCTTGCCGAGGACACCAACCCAGCCAGTGAAAGGAAATCATGA
- a CDS encoding pyridoxal-phosphate-dependent aminotransferase family protein has product MHQAVSVPHIVPLDEILPDEPLLMMGAGPVPIPHSVATANSIVINHLGETMNRVIAQVKDMGRYVFQTNSRYVLGVGGPGSAAMEMAIANLVHPGDKVLCICNGYFSRRMAEMVNRVRGEATILEAGVNEGASLEAVERALRSKRYDAVTLVQGETSNTVCNGNLAGIAQLAREHGALVIVDAVCTLSTMPLEMDNWQIDAVITGGQKGLSSIPGVSLLAFSERAWAKKIASRSDLPFHWVLDANLADKFWNQKSYHYTAPVSGILALHEALRLVCGETLPKRFERHLNCSQALQAGIEGMGLRLLVAKEHRLNSVVGIVVPDGVVAAEVLADLSRVHRVEISGAFGLNIVRIGQMGEQSRAHNLFRTLHALGSSMQASGAKLDLPAGMAELERSLTQ; this is encoded by the coding sequence ATGCATCAAGCCGTCAGCGTTCCCCATATCGTTCCGCTGGACGAGATCCTTCCCGACGAACCGCTGCTGATGATGGGTGCCGGCCCCGTGCCGATCCCGCACAGCGTGGCGACGGCGAACTCGATCGTCATCAACCACCTGGGCGAGACCATGAACCGGGTCATTGCCCAGGTCAAGGACATGGGCCGCTATGTGTTCCAGACGAACTCGCGCTACGTGCTCGGCGTGGGCGGCCCGGGCTCCGCCGCGATGGAAATGGCGATCGCCAACCTGGTGCACCCCGGCGACAAGGTGCTGTGCATCTGCAACGGCTACTTCAGCCGCCGCATGGCCGAGATGGTCAACCGCGTGCGCGGTGAAGCCACCATCCTGGAAGCGGGTGTCAACGAAGGCGCCAGCCTGGAAGCCGTGGAACGCGCATTGCGCAGCAAGCGCTATGACGCCGTCACGCTGGTGCAGGGCGAAACGTCGAACACGGTCTGCAACGGCAACCTGGCCGGCATCGCGCAACTGGCACGCGAACATGGCGCGCTGGTCATCGTCGACGCGGTCTGCACGCTCAGCACGATGCCGCTGGAGATGGACAACTGGCAGATCGACGCGGTGATCACCGGCGGGCAGAAAGGCCTGTCGTCGATCCCGGGCGTGTCGCTGCTGGCGTTTTCCGAACGGGCCTGGGCGAAGAAGATCGCCTCGCGCAGCGACCTGCCGTTCCACTGGGTCCTCGATGCGAACCTGGCCGACAAGTTCTGGAACCAGAAGTCCTACCACTACACCGCGCCCGTGTCCGGCATCCTGGCACTGCACGAGGCGTTGCGGCTGGTGTGCGGCGAAACGCTGCCGAAGCGTTTCGAGCGTCACCTGAACTGTTCCCAGGCACTGCAGGCCGGCATCGAAGGCATGGGCCTGCGCTTGCTGGTGGCGAAGGAGCACCGGCTCAATTCGGTGGTGGGCATCGTCGTGCCGGACGGCGTCGTGGCGGCCGAAGTGCTGGCGGACCTGTCGCGCGTGCACCGTGTGGAAATTTCCGGCGCGTTCGGCCTGAATATCGTGCGCATCGGCCAGATGGGCGAGCAAAGCCGCGCGCACAACCTGTTCCGCACGCTGCACGCGCTGGGATCGAGCATGCAGGCCTCGGGAGCAAAACTCGACCTGCCGGCCGGCATGGCCGAGCTGGAGCGCTCGCTGACGCAGTAA